The following are encoded in a window of Acidicapsa ligni genomic DNA:
- a CDS encoding YcbK family protein: MSLSLTNSLRSLFFSRRLAILFAFISLSAVAPYASARTSGTHRHPRLHALAHAFVNATLPGAGLLPEDDDEPPAEGQKYELKLAHGPTGEILDVVYRIGNTYIPEALDKLNLFLRDSHNQEVNAYDPRTFDVLHTMLAKLGKSNGVIDVLSGYRSQETNDMLRESGTTNAAEHSQHILAKAVDLRVPGVPAPLLRDAAKSIGAGGVGYYPASQFVHIDVGPVRQWTFTPHAVRRHSRRSRARARSRHI; this comes from the coding sequence TTGTCACTGTCTTTAACCAATTCTCTTCGCTCGCTCTTTTTTTCCCGCAGACTTGCTATTCTCTTCGCCTTTATTTCGCTGAGCGCAGTCGCGCCTTATGCCAGCGCTCGCACGTCCGGAACGCACAGGCATCCGAGGCTCCACGCCCTGGCGCATGCTTTTGTCAACGCAACTCTGCCGGGTGCAGGCCTGCTGCCCGAGGATGATGACGAGCCGCCTGCGGAGGGCCAGAAGTACGAGTTGAAGCTTGCTCATGGTCCTACCGGTGAGATTCTTGACGTGGTGTATCGCATCGGCAACACATATATTCCCGAGGCCCTGGACAAGCTCAATCTCTTTTTGCGCGACAGCCACAACCAGGAAGTGAATGCCTACGATCCGCGTACCTTTGACGTACTGCATACCATGCTGGCCAAGCTGGGAAAGTCCAATGGCGTGATCGATGTGCTCTCTGGCTATCGCTCCCAGGAAACGAATGACATGCTGCGCGAAAGTGGAACGACCAATGCGGCCGAGCACTCGCAGCACATCCTCGCCAAGGCTGTCGATCTCCGCGTGCCGGGTGTTCCTGCTCCGCTGCTGCGCGATGCGGCCAAGTCAATTGGGGCTGGCGGTGTTGGTTACTATCCTGCAAGCCAGTTCGTTCATATTGATGTAGGCCCGGTCAGGCAATGGACATTCACGCCCCACGCTGTCCGCAGGCACTCACGCCGGTCTCGCGCTCGGGCCAGATCCAGGCATATCTAA
- a CDS encoding LysR family transcriptional regulator, translating into MELRHLRYFVAVAEARSLKLAAEEKLHTTQPSLSRQMRDLEDEVGTPLLVRGAKGVELTSAGRVFLDHARVMLAQAEAAVQSARQIAHSAKPSFSLGFMIGHDTTWLPQALKLLRDELPNIHVVISTQNSPQLATALLHGGIDLAFLRREDGGNELEFRTLVEESFEVFLPSNHPLAAREAIDVQDIVGETFISVSGTALSISGKQPALRRAIDRYLKDNGIEIRPSHEVDNLGGVMSLIPSTQGIALLPLYAKAFLPDAVTTRPLQGIGPKIDVSVGYRRANPSSILKLFLSRIDELTAKASR; encoded by the coding sequence TTGGAACTCAGGCATCTTCGTTACTTTGTAGCAGTGGCTGAAGCGCGTAGTCTCAAACTCGCGGCAGAAGAGAAATTGCATACGACTCAGCCCTCTCTGAGTCGTCAGATGCGTGACCTTGAGGATGAAGTTGGCACGCCACTTCTCGTCAGAGGGGCAAAGGGTGTCGAGCTCACATCTGCCGGTCGAGTGTTTCTAGATCACGCACGCGTAATGCTTGCTCAGGCCGAGGCCGCTGTACAATCAGCTCGGCAAATAGCTCACTCGGCCAAGCCCTCTTTCAGTTTGGGCTTCATGATCGGCCATGATACAACCTGGCTTCCCCAGGCCCTGAAGCTTCTTCGCGACGAATTGCCCAACATCCATGTAGTGATCTCTACGCAGAACTCACCCCAGCTTGCCACCGCTCTCTTGCATGGTGGAATTGACCTCGCCTTTCTGCGCCGGGAAGATGGCGGCAATGAGCTGGAATTCAGAACTCTTGTCGAAGAATCATTCGAGGTATTCCTGCCCTCGAATCATCCCCTCGCGGCCAGGGAGGCAATCGATGTTCAGGACATTGTCGGTGAAACATTCATCAGCGTTTCTGGAACAGCTCTCAGCATCTCCGGAAAACAGCCGGCACTGCGACGGGCAATCGACAGATATCTAAAAGACAATGGCATCGAAATTAGACCAAGCCATGAGGTAGACAACCTCGGTGGCGTGATGTCGCTCATCCCTTCTACGCAAGGGATTGCTCTTCTGCCTCTGTATGCAAAGGCTTTTCTTCCGGACGCCGTTACGACTCGTCCATTGCAGGGTATCGGGCCAAAGATCGACGTATCAGTCGGCTATCGCAGGGCCAACCCATCATCCATCCTGAAGCTGTTTCTTTCGCGAATCGACGAACTCACGGCCAAAGCCTCACGATAA
- a CDS encoding nuclear transport factor 2 family protein: MSNGAIEIANLLYRYAEFVDNGDFHGVEVLFKDARMKLHGHDEPQDSETTLAMLKSVVKIYPCGTPRTKHVVTNPIIDVDEAAGKATCRSYYTVLQATDTIPLQIVAAGRYHDRFERIDDSWRFVYRDYTLFDLQGNLDGHLQLG; this comes from the coding sequence ATGAGTAACGGCGCTATCGAAATTGCAAATCTCCTTTACCGCTACGCGGAGTTCGTCGACAACGGGGATTTTCACGGAGTTGAAGTTCTGTTCAAGGATGCGAGGATGAAGCTACATGGACACGATGAACCACAAGATAGTGAGACGACTCTGGCAATGCTGAAGAGTGTCGTAAAAATCTATCCGTGCGGTACGCCGCGAACGAAACATGTGGTTACCAATCCGATCATCGATGTCGATGAAGCGGCAGGTAAAGCAACGTGCCGTTCTTACTACACTGTCCTGCAGGCTACCGATACGATTCCGCTGCAGATAGTTGCGGCGGGCCGCTACCATGACAGATTTGAACGCATCGACGATAGCTGGCGTTTTGTGTATCGTGATTACACATTGTTTGATTTGCAGGGCAACCTGGATGGGCATCTGCAGCTCGGGTGA
- a CDS encoding DUF302 domain-containing protein, which produces MSIQEVHVQRVNIITTEPFDTVVARIDAAIGHPDIVAFHKSFSAARNQAEMEKIVDPVTQPNGLMEFMRLDLGEVLRKENGTDKPRILRIVAGNPLIMKEMVKHVVDAGSYAPVTILIEERPDSVRISYDRMASYLAPYGNSDALKVARELDAKVEKILTAAAK; this is translated from the coding sequence ATGAGTATTCAAGAGGTTCACGTACAGCGAGTTAATATCATTACCACCGAACCCTTTGACACAGTGGTTGCACGAATCGACGCGGCGATCGGCCATCCGGATATAGTTGCATTTCATAAGAGTTTTTCGGCTGCGCGCAATCAAGCCGAGATGGAGAAAATCGTCGATCCTGTCACGCAACCGAACGGTCTTATGGAGTTCATGCGGCTTGACCTGGGGGAAGTTCTCCGGAAAGAGAATGGAACAGACAAGCCAAGAATTCTCCGCATTGTCGCAGGGAATCCACTGATCATGAAGGAAATGGTGAAGCATGTTGTTGACGCAGGTTCGTACGCGCCAGTAACCATCCTCATTGAGGAGCGCCCGGATAGCGTCCGCATCTCGTATGACAGAATGGCCTCCTATCTTGCGCCCTATGGGAACAGCGATGCTCTCAAAGTAGCGCGAGAGCTTGACGCAAAGGTCGAGAAGATTCTGACTGCGGCGGCAAAATAA
- a CDS encoding 3-oxoacyl-ACP reductase family protein, with the protein MSHSLKGKVALVTGGSRGIGAAIAKRLAADGASVAITYAKDANSASTVVKAIEEAGGKALAIQADAVNIDAIREAVEKVVAGLGKLDILVNNAGTAIPKLFEDTTLEEMDHVINLNVRGVFVTTQAALKHMNDNGRIIMIGSCVGERNLTPGLAAYAATKGAVKMFAQSLSREVGARGITVNNVQPGPIDTDLNPAGGDWATPQKAVTALNRYGHVDEVAALVAFVASPESSYITGANLTVDGGTNA; encoded by the coding sequence ATGTCTCACTCGTTAAAAGGAAAAGTCGCGCTGGTAACCGGAGGCTCTCGTGGGATCGGGGCTGCAATCGCAAAACGTCTGGCCGCAGATGGAGCCAGCGTGGCTATCACGTATGCCAAGGATGCAAACTCAGCCTCTACTGTGGTCAAGGCAATTGAAGAGGCAGGCGGAAAGGCTCTCGCCATACAAGCCGACGCCGTCAACATCGACGCAATCCGCGAGGCCGTTGAGAAAGTCGTTGCTGGCCTGGGCAAACTGGACATTCTGGTGAACAATGCCGGCACGGCCATTCCGAAGCTGTTTGAAGACACGACCCTGGAAGAGATGGATCACGTAATTAACCTCAACGTGCGGGGCGTATTCGTCACGACGCAGGCAGCGTTGAAGCACATGAATGATAACGGCCGCATTATCATGATCGGTTCGTGCGTCGGCGAGCGCAATCTGACGCCAGGGCTGGCAGCTTATGCGGCGACGAAGGGTGCTGTTAAGATGTTTGCGCAGAGCTTATCCAGAGAGGTCGGAGCGCGAGGCATCACGGTGAACAATGTGCAGCCTGGTCCGATCGATACGGATCTGAATCCCGCTGGGGGCGATTGGGCAACACCTCAAAAAGCAGTGACAGCACTCAATCGTTACGGACATGTCGATGAGGTCGCAGCGCTGGTTGCGTTTGTCGCCAGTCCAGAATCTTCCTATATCACCGGTGCAAATCTGACTGTTGATGGCGGAACGAATGCCTAA
- the pdxR gene encoding MocR-like pyridoxine biosynthesis transcription factor PdxR gives MSKEETFQDLSLNSPSGQQDLWRWLYTELRAAILDRRLKPGARMPSTRSLSAQYSLSRGTVVAAFEQLQAEGYTRTEVGSGTYVASGIPEGFLSATRKPATPVGTASKAAISKHAQQFLKDVEVMPAPHSVGKAFRSYEPAIDLFPVDLWARVASRVLRRAPRSLYGHGDAAGYQPLRRAIAEYVGASPGVRCSAEQIIITSGTQQALDLISRLLVTMGDHVWMEDPGYLRALQALRNTGARIVPVPVDEDGLIVKAGRKLAPKAKLAYVTPANQFPMGVTMSADRRLELLRWAASANAWIIEDEYDAEYRYAGRPVAALQTLDSSGCVIYVGTFTKMLFNALRLGFMVLPERLVDAFRSARSIIDLHPPTLDQAILAEFITEGHFGHHLRRMRQIYAERIDVLKTAADEHLNGLLDVVHTGAGIRTLGWLKTWKSDRDATQKVRKLGLEVSPLSMFTVKYEQPPALMLGFAGCNPAELRRGVSILATALRAR, from the coding sequence ATGTCTAAAGAAGAGACATTTCAAGATCTCTCACTCAACTCGCCCTCTGGCCAGCAGGATCTCTGGCGATGGCTTTACACTGAGCTGCGCGCGGCCATTCTCGACAGGCGTTTGAAGCCTGGCGCTCGTATGCCCTCAACGCGCAGCCTCAGTGCTCAGTATTCGCTCTCGCGCGGAACCGTGGTTGCGGCCTTCGAGCAGCTACAGGCAGAGGGGTATACGCGCACTGAAGTTGGATCAGGAACTTATGTTGCCTCGGGTATTCCTGAAGGTTTTTTGTCCGCAACGCGCAAGCCTGCGACTCCAGTTGGTACAGCATCGAAGGCAGCAATTTCCAAACACGCACAGCAATTTCTAAAAGATGTTGAAGTGATGCCGGCGCCTCACTCCGTCGGCAAGGCTTTCCGCTCTTACGAACCTGCCATTGATCTTTTTCCCGTGGATCTTTGGGCGCGCGTTGCTTCGCGTGTCTTACGCAGAGCTCCGCGTTCGCTTTACGGTCACGGCGATGCTGCCGGCTACCAACCTCTACGTCGCGCGATCGCGGAGTATGTCGGTGCGTCACCCGGAGTGCGCTGCTCTGCTGAACAGATCATCATCACTTCGGGTACGCAACAGGCCCTCGACCTCATAAGCCGTCTCCTTGTCACCATGGGCGATCATGTATGGATGGAGGATCCCGGCTATTTACGCGCTCTTCAAGCACTCCGCAATACAGGTGCGCGTATTGTTCCGGTGCCTGTGGATGAAGATGGTCTCATCGTGAAGGCAGGCCGCAAGCTTGCGCCCAAGGCGAAGCTCGCTTATGTCACGCCGGCGAATCAATTTCCAATGGGTGTTACCATGTCTGCGGACCGCCGACTGGAACTGCTTCGCTGGGCGGCAAGTGCGAATGCATGGATCATCGAAGACGAATACGATGCGGAGTATCGTTACGCCGGTCGCCCCGTTGCTGCTCTGCAAACGCTGGATAGTTCCGGTTGCGTTATCTACGTCGGCACTTTCACGAAGATGCTCTTCAATGCACTGCGTCTCGGCTTCATGGTCTTGCCTGAGCGCCTCGTGGATGCGTTCAGATCTGCCCGCAGCATCATCGATCTCCATCCGCCGACGCTCGATCAGGCCATCCTCGCGGAGTTCATCACCGAAGGTCACTTCGGGCACCATCTCCGGCGCATGCGCCAGATCTACGCGGAGCGCATTGACGTTCTCAAAACTGCAGCGGACGAACATCTCAACGGACTACTCGACGTCGTGCACACAGGCGCGGGCATACGCACACTTGGCTGGCTCAAAACATGGAAGTCGGACCGCGACGCTACGCAGAAAGTACGGAAGCTCGGGCTCGAAGTATCTCCGCTGTCGATGTTCACAGTGAAATATGAACAGCCGCCAGCACTCATGCTTGGCTTCGCAGGCTGCAACCCGGCTGAGTTGCGACGCGGCGTTTCTATTCTTGCGACGGCTTTACGTGCTCGCTAG
- a CDS encoding TetR/AcrR family transcriptional regulator encodes MANAKSAMKRTVKPHAPKNAESTQDRIFNAAKARFSQASFESVGLRDIAGDAGVDAALVIRYFGSKEKLFRQIANQAFETDVLLQNGVESLPENTVHHLLSTMDHGVRRNGYDPFRFLLCSISSPTAGPILSESFERCFAKPLANALTGRLKNTRAALISAYILGFALARVALPMQEIDARKRHRIGSLLGEALKNCVEE; translated from the coding sequence ATGGCGAATGCAAAATCAGCGATGAAACGCACAGTGAAACCCCATGCTCCAAAGAATGCAGAGTCGACCCAGGATCGTATATTCAATGCAGCGAAAGCGCGATTTTCACAAGCTTCATTCGAGAGCGTCGGGCTTCGCGACATAGCTGGAGATGCAGGCGTAGATGCTGCTCTGGTGATCCGCTATTTTGGCTCAAAGGAAAAACTCTTCCGTCAAATTGCGAATCAGGCATTTGAAACGGACGTACTTCTGCAGAACGGCGTAGAGTCTCTTCCGGAGAACACCGTACATCATCTTCTATCTACGATGGATCATGGAGTGCGACGCAATGGATATGATCCATTTCGTTTCTTGCTCTGTTCAATCAGCAGTCCTACGGCCGGGCCAATCCTCTCTGAATCATTCGAGAGGTGCTTCGCAAAGCCACTGGCCAACGCGCTGACCGGCAGATTAAAAAATACACGTGCCGCGCTGATTAGCGCCTATATCCTGGGATTTGCCCTGGCACGAGTGGCACTTCCCATGCAGGAAATTGACGCCCGCAAGCGCCATCGCATCGGTTCTCTGTTAGGTGAGGCGCTGAAGAATTGCGTGGAAGAGTAA